The DNA window TTTACCGCCGCAAATCTAATTAAGAGTCTCGGTTGTGCACGTTATGCTGCGCTTTGACAGCCTGTGCGAGCGGAGAAGCTTCAAATTATTCCGAAAAGTTATTTCGAGTGAGCGCGGCGCGACCCTGAATACAGAAGTGGCGCCTTCCGCCGCGTTCGCCGTGTGCTTGCGCACATCTGTTTGATGGCGCACATCTGATGCAAGGCCACAGCTGATGCGCCTCCACGCGCGCAACGCGCACAGCCGAGGAGAACAGAAGGGCACACCGTTAACGtcaggagggggcgggggggtggtcCGTCCGCGCTTATAACTGGGGAGTGGACGAGGGGGCAGCAGTCAGCCGTCCGGCCAGGTGAAGGGGGAAATCAGCTCCAGGTGCGCGGTGCCCGTACACAGTCCAGCTTCCATGCCTCAGTGCGCGctcctcctgtccctgctgGGACTCCTCGCTCTCTCCTCCGCCTGTTACATCCAGAACTGCCCCCGGGGAGGGAAACGAGCGCTGCCGGAGACCGGGATCAGACAGGTTTGGAGAAGAGGATGGTCgttcctcatttcctctcacaTTCTGCCAACAAGTGttttagggttgtttttttttagactaTAACAAACAGAATTGATTTGAGCAATTGTAACTAGTGcgatgttgttgtttgttttttactagACTATTATCTGTTGTTAATGATGTCAGCATTTAAGTTCCACAGCGTAAATACTCGATTTAAAACGTTGGAAAGGGTCTCTTTTTTTCTAAGGAACTTTGGCATTAAATAATTTGCTATCCATCCAAATGCATCTCGATTATCGCTGATTCCACCACGATGGTAGTGAAATGCGACTGGATCGGAAACTGGGAAAGTTTCCCATCATAGGGGGaaggtttccatggagaccGGCTCTGATCACAGTCATCCTCAATACATTTTCAGCTTGATGGTGCACTGTGCCCTCACATCCAGGGTCTGTGTGACCTTGTGAGTGTGTACGGTTGTTTGGCTTTGTATGTTGGTCCTGATGAGCTGCTGGAGACACCGCTGCCCCAAGCTAAGGGAGGGACGGGTGGAACTTTTTGTTCTCGTAGGGAGAGGGACAGTAACGTGTGTCTAAAGGGAGGTTCCTTAGAGCCACATTAGTGCTGGGGGGAAGAAACAAAGCGTCTTTTAAGTGCTTTCTGTTGTTATTGATATAAGTTCCTGTGCACTGGATCACATCAGGGTCCCAGGTCCTCCACCCAGATTTGACTGTCTCATTTCTGCAGTGCATGTCCTGCGGCCCCAGAGACAGAGGCCGCTGCTTTGGCCCCAACATCTGCTGCGGGGAGGGCCTCGGCTGCCTGATGGGCTCCCCAGAAACGGCTCGATGTGCAGGAGAGAACTACCTGCTCACCCCCTGCCAGGCGGGTGGGAGACCCTGCGGATCTGAGGGAGGACGCTGCGCCGTCTCAGGGCTCTGCTGCAACTCAGGTACGGTGCGGTCTGACGTGACGTCATCGTCCTGGTTCGGCTATATTGGTGTGAACTTCCCCTTGGTCCCCTCAGAGAGCTGCGCGGTGGACTCTGACTGCTTGGGGGAGACCGAGGCTTTGGAACCTGGAGACAGCTCTGCAGGCAGCTCCCccacggagctgctgctgcgtctgctgcacatgagcagcagaggacagagcGAGTACTGACGCCCCAGCCCCCGCCGCTGCTCAGAACCTGGAGGGAGCAGAGGTCACCCCCAGCCTGCTGTATGTCTTGAGATCTGAACCAATAAAATTGAGTCTTTATTTTCTCTCAGCCCCACCGTTGTtctgtttttgtatttgcaAGAATACAGAGTTCTACCTTCAACATGCAGGCCAGCTGCATGgagggatttcttttttaatgatccaGATCCTTGCGCAAAGGATTTGTGATAAGTATCCACAAATCCAAAGCAATTTTACAGTTGAACCACACAAATGTACACTGATTCATATGTAATGTGAACAAATCTCTGTATTGTGTGAGGATATTTAGAACAAAGCTCCACTTAAAAAGTAAGTTAATGGAGGTCTTATTGTCTGTTCCTGTTACTCCGgggctgaaaataaataatctttTCTCTGCTTGTTATTGTGTTTAAGAGGTTGGGCCGGTTTAATTCACAGCACTTGCCTTGTGAAAGACACTGAGacctgcctctgctgcctggGTGAACTCATTACCTTGCCTGGTTCCATACCTGTTAAACACCTGGAACCAGAGTCACACAAGGGACACAGCACAGGAAGTTTATTTTACTGGACTCCCGTTGTTGCCTGCGGGCGTTTGACAAAAGGCTCAACTGCAAAATACCTTTGGAGTTGCAGTAAATCGAAACCTGAACCTgtttaaaaggagaaaaaaaaactggcatTAAACAATAAAGAAAACGAAACCAGAAGCCTCTTAAACTCCTTTTAGTGACGAGCAACCCAGCAATTTACCCATGTGAACAATATCAATCAGGACTTGTTGCTTCTTGCTGCGACGGAAGTGGCTGAATTTGCTGTGTTTAAGTGACATTTAAGCAACGTTGTGACCACTATCACCGTTACCGATCAATAGGTCAATACAGCAGTTTAATCCCATTTGAATCACTGAGACACAGGACAATGCATATCCCTGACAGAAGAAAAACCAACCCAAACCACACAGAAAGGCTCCGGAGGGATTCGAACCCAGGCCTCCAGCTGATATTCCAGCGGAGCCTGATCCATAAGCTGTCCATACCTCATTCTCAGCCACATCAATAAGAGCGGCATAGCAGTAAAACTGTCCCAAACCCCAGTTTTGATGTGAACCGGAAATCATTTGGCAAATTGCCACTCATCGCCCCGCGGGACTTTTCCATGTTTGCACTTGTTGAATTGCGCAACCTGGGAAGAATTTTTGGCTGCTGATCTGACAGTATCGGTTTCCCGTCCCCTTCGCGGGAGCCGCGATGTCTGTTGACGGACACACCGCCAGATGTCTCCCGTCTAAACACTAAATGTGACCTCTACTCACATTTCTGCTTCCGGGTCAGTTTTTCCTGTAGCCTTGAACCATATAACCAGTTTTTGGCGACTTTGTGGTGCAATAATAACAGGGTATTCTTTCTTAATTCAACAAGCCAATAAACATCTTGACAGTTTCTCATCAGACCTGTCGAAGCTTGCAGGGAACATGACTTTCTCACGCACACTCAATCAGTAGCAGTTGCAACAGGGACGCGTCTTCAAAGTGAAAGTAAGGAGCAAAGAGGTGGGTGGTTGACCCCAGgtgcacatgcgtgtgtgtgcatgtgtgtgcgtttgaGTGCATGTATAAAAAGCCTACCCCGACTCCCACTCATCAATCCATCTGCCATCATGGATTTGAAAGTCGTGGCTGtgctcatctgtctctctgcttTCGCCATCTCCTCCACCCAAGGTAAAACAGGTTATGCTATTCTTCTGGGGACATGTGGAGTCATTTCAACTTCTGCATTCATATCTTCATAATGGATGTgaagaggtgatggaggtgaagaaATCACCAGCTGATCATTTCTAATTTGATTTAACTGCAAGTTTTAAcaaaggagggggggaagggcACAAATAATTGGAATGCATAAGCAGAAAGGCTTTCACGTTGACCAAGTTCTGTATTCTGGAACATGTTTCATTGTCAGGTTCCTCCATATTTCTTGAATCCATCTTTGTCTTCCATTCCAGCTGCCATCCCAGGGTGCTGCATCAATACCAGAAAGATCATCCCTATCAATGTCCTGAGGAAGGTCAGCAGATGGACGATTcagagcagcggcggcgcctGCGACATCGATGCTGTGATGTAAGTGAGGGAGATCAGTGAGACCTGGAGGAGCACAGGGTGAACCAGAGAAATGACCACCTGCTCCAAAACTTATATTAAAGTGTTTATTCTTTATTGAAGTTGCTCTTCCTTCTGTCGGCAGACTTCACGTAAGGGACAAGCGCATATGTGTCGACCAGACTGTGTTTAAAGACATATGGTGGAGGATGAAGCAGTGGAAACAGAGAGTGAAGAAGAGAGCTGCCAAATATAACGTTTAATCCTGCCACCCAGAACCTCTTAATCCGGGAGAATATGCGCTCTGTACAGCTGCTACTTGTGTTTTCAGACTGATTTTGATTCTTTCAAGACTCAAATTATTGATCAGAATATTTGTATTATCTGTGTTGTGAATTTAGAAATTTGTATTGCTGGTGATGGCCGTTTATCTTTAAATCAATTAAGGATTCTTCAGTCATTTAAATGGGATGTgggtgtattttattttattttttacagtttttaatcAAGTTTGAACACAGCTCAAAGACAAATCAGCCTGATAAAAACAGGAGTCATTAAAGTCACAAAAAGTGCtattttttctgcttctgtgtaATTTTTAATCTCATCACAATAGTTTTATTTATATGCAtgcctggggaaaaaaagtttatCGACCACTAATTTAAATTCCGCCACGTATTTCTCCACATTATCTGTACAGTCGAGTAGAACAGTAAATGTACTGATTTGATTTAGAATTGACAGGAATCCTCAACGAGGCGCATTAGATTAAAACTCGAAAAGTTCAAAAAGCCAAATCCCGACGCCGCACTTCATCGTTTCATGGCGTTATAGCGCCACCGTGTGGACAAACGTAGAGATCGCACCATAAAGCGAAAAatcgttttgttttgttgtcattGTAGTTTCAACACATGGACAGACACGTTTAAAGTGTATTCACAAGCTTTAAGTTTGAGCTGAACATTTGTGAATTTCTTTAAAAGCCGAACAAACGGCCAAAGCAAACATTCATCAGTCAGAATCTTTCACCGTGCCACGCGCAGCCCGCACAACTCGTGCAACCCGCCTTTGATTAAAGCGCCCCTCCTTAACTGCCGGTGTCACGTGACTTCCTGTGGCTGACCGTTGTGCCTGACGTCCGCCTGTAGCTGACAGTCCGAGGCGGTGCGTGAAAGCAGGAAATCCGTGTTTACTCTGCGGGAACCATGTCGCCCAGAGCCGGCGAGGAAAGTGTCGAGCACTCGGGACATCTCAAGTTTTTCTCCGCACTTTTTTACGCCGGCAGTTCTTTCCTTATTACGGTGGTGAATAAAACGGTGCTGACGGGCTTCAGGTACGcggcgcgcgcgtgcacacacgcacacacacacttatcatAATTACACGTGCATTACGTAACCATGTTTATCTCCCGCAgcttcccctccttcctctgtctgGGAATCGGTCAGGTAAACTGTCCACGTCAGAGATGATTTCTGCTGTTTTGCATTATTTCCCTCCTGacctccttccatcctctcaGATGTTCACCACCGTTGTTGTCCTGTACGCTGCCAAGATGATCAAAACAGTCCAGTTTCAGGATTTTGACAGAAGCGTCCTCATAAAAGTATGCACCCCGGGGACATTTTACCGGAGGATTGTCCTTTTACTCCGCTTTCCGAGGGGCTTTCTTTAGTTCTTGAACTCCATATTTTGCAgatttttcctcttcctctgctgtatGTTGGGAACCATATAACAGGACTGGCCAGCACCAAAAAACTCAGGTTCAACCTTTTGCTTTGAGAGGAAGCTTGTGCCCTTTGGCTGCTGGTGCGTGACTCTGCTCGTGTCTTCTCCAGCCTCCCCATGTTCACAGTGTTGAGGAAGTTCACCATATTGATGACAATGATTTTGGAGGTGTACATATTACGGTAGGATACATCTGATCTCACCGTCGTTCCCGCAGCCACAGAAAGTTTGCttgatttttattattgtgttttCCAGGAAAAGATTTCCCAAACGCCTGGTTTATAGTGTGATGGCCATAGTCTTCGGTGCCATGGTGGCTGCCAGGTATGGCTTTTCCCCACAGATTATGGTCTGTGTCCAGAACTGGGGGTTAAGAACAGGTACCTGgggtgggttttctccaggtcctccagtccccccccccccccaaacttaAAATTAGGGGTGATGAAGGAGAATCTGCTGCATTTTGGAGCTCTCCTGGACTCTAACCTCTGCAGTTTACGCCGCGTCTTCACTCCTCCTGTTTATTCCCCGTttgttctccatgtgttctCCCGCTCTCCGAATGCACAGCCTAGATAAACTGATGTTTTGTCCTCTAGTTCCGACCTGGCCTTCGACGTGCAGGGCTACACTTTCATCCTCTTCAATGACGCCTTCACCGCCGCATCCAACGTGTACACCAAAAAGAACCTTGGGACTGAGGTGAAACTCTGCATACATTCTTCACAGCCGCCGCTCTGTCGGAACAAAGGTCACAGAACAGTTAGCAGTAGAACACAAACACCCAACTCCAGCAGGCGAACACACCCACGCGCTGATATTCGCGTTCACGCTTGGTCTTAATGTCTCTGTTTAGGGCCTCGGGAAATACGGcgttttattttacaatgcatTAATCATCATCGTCCCCACCATCCTGGCAAGCGCATTCACGGGGGATTTACACAAGGTAcacacaggaagaaccatttaaTCCAACACATTTCATGTCACCTGAACGTTTCTTCCTTGTTTGAACAGGCAGTCGAGTTTGCCGACTGGGTTAAGGCACCCTTTGTTTTTAGTTTCCTCATGTCCTGCTTCATGGGGTATGTGTCAACAGTCTCGATTGTATTTGCATGGCGACGTTGAACCGATTCTCCCATTAATCCCAGATTCTTAACGTGCACTTGCTGTGTTTTTAAGGTTTGTGCTGATGTATTCCATCGTCCTGTGCAGCTACTATAACTCAGCGCTCACCACCACGATCGTGGGAGCCATAAAGGTGAGATCGCTGgtaaaaacagcaaacacaccCTGTCTCTTTGTTAAAGgaataagcttttttttaaatgaggcaTCTTATTGTGTTTAAGAACGTGGCTGTGGCCTACATCGGAATCTTTGTGGGAGGTGACTATCTGTTCTCTTGGCTCAATTTCATCGGCCTCAGCATTTGGTGAGAACTTTTTATTAAATCTTTTAGGTCAGGGGTCATCCACCCAGTCTTACCAGGTCcataatccagccgggttttctgtcccaccaggcagACACCCGCTTTCGTCCAGGATCCGTTTCCTTTGTGAAAGCGGTTGTctgcctggtgggacagaaaacccggctggatcatGGACCTTTACTGACTGCCACCATGAGATCCTGCACGCAAGGATTCAGTGTTCTAACCACCGAAGACAGGGTTTTGGTTAGAGTTCATTAAATATTCTGTCAACAAAAAAGGATTTCAAAAAGGTCACAACCTAATTGCATCCTCCTTTTGCAGCATGAGCGGTGGACTGGCCTACTCCTTCTTTACCTTCAGCACTAAAACCCCTCCGCGGACCACAGAAGCAGCGCACGAGCTGAAGATTCACATTCCACAGGAGCCTCAGAGGACGCTCTAACCGACGGACAGCAATACGCACTGTGGCCGCTAAGCGGCGCTGGTCTGCTTCATATTGGAGCATCATTATAACTCCAGGACTAGAAATTCAGGACGGAAGGAAAGCACACAAACGCCATCAGGGCTTCAACGGGTGTTTATTGAACGGTTacagaacatgtgtgtgtgcctgttggAGGAATCTGACACGTGTGATTATGTGATTATCATGCTAGCCTGATATGAAACTGAAACTGCTGTGAGGATGTtagcagagagaggaaaaataaaaagactaaaACCCAACATCAAAGCTCTTCAAATTGTGCACAATCACTTTTCCTAACAAAcaacacatatatatattaaatgcCATACTTTTCTGAAAGAACACAATAGACTACGGGTTAGAAATGCATCAAAAATTATGTTACGATTGGGTACAATAAATCATTTGGCGTTTTGATTACTTTAATTGCTTGGTTTCCAGTTTCAATGCACGTGGGCGTCGGGTTGCTCGTGCAGGTTTGCAGAGAAGTGATGAGAGGCTTCCAACAAGTGTTTAAGGGTATAGTGTTGTTGTCGTGGTGACACACTGGGCaatacacaaaaataaaacaaaacaaaacacaggaaatgtttAATCTGCAGAGCATTGCAAGCCTGATCCAAGATTTAAGTGCTCAAAATTGGCGTCTGAATTATGAAATGtttagaaaaaaacccaaacctgaatCAAAAGCCTCAAATGTGAGATGACAAACGATTTGCCGCATTTACCCTTTAATATAAAAGACAGTCTGCTGAATCCTTTAAAAAACACATCCACCAGCTCGTTTAAAAGACTTGGTTTCACACATTAGATTGTCCTAAAATGTAGTCTGGACCTGAGTGTCCAACATTATTGGCCGATTAATGTGCGCAGAGGTTGGTCTGTCTGAATTAGGCTTGCAATGGCCGCCTCTCCACGTCCGTTTCACTCCGTTGTCTACGCACCCCCTCCGCCGGCACAGAGCGGTCATGGCGACGCGTCGGAGCGCGATAAGAGTTCATTCGACAGTCTGAGCAGAGCGTAACATTTCCTATCTTTGACCACACCCCCACATCATTCTGTCCTTCCGAACTTAATCCATATTTACAATCACATGCACTCTGTAACAACCACacttcaaaaaaaaagagaaaaagaactCGTTACCATCAAAGTGCAAACAAAACTTAAACATAATAGGTACTCTTTCTTTGCCTTCAGAAGGCAAGAGAGACACATTCTTCATCTCATCAAATCTACAATTATAGCAGcctaaaaaaaaggaggggggggtaaaAATGGAAGCCGAGTAAGGTGCTTTAGCTTGTGCCTTCCAGGATgtgatggggggtggggagggttTGTACATAACACTGATCTCTGGCCAATTCAGCTCTTCTGAAAGTCTGCTGGGACAACTTAACTGAATAAACTAAACTAGGCAATGATCTGCGCTCATGAACAATCTCTAACTACAGCACATACTGCAGGAAGGCGGTTCGGAGGTATGGGATGGGGCGGGGGCTTTAGGCAGAAAGGTTGTTGGCCAGCTCGATAAGTGCCAAAGCACCGTGGAGACGCTCCCGCTGCTCCTGGAGGCGTCGCTTGGCGGCACCTCCTGCCTGGCTCCccttatcctcctcctcttcatcggaCTGAAGGAACTCCATGgggtcctgctgctcctggtcctCCGCTCTCGCCTTGCTTTGCGGCTTCACCTTGGTGGTGGTGGGCGCGCGCTGCTCCCGAGTTTGC is part of the Takifugu rubripes chromosome 21, fTakRub1.2, whole genome shotgun sequence genome and encodes:
- the slc35d2 gene encoding UDP-N-acetylglucosamine/UDP-glucose/GDP-mannose transporter, producing the protein MSPRAGEESVEHSGHLKFFSALFYAGSSFLITVVNKTVLTGFSFPSFLCLGIGQMFTTVVVLYAAKMIKTVQFQDFDRSVLIKIFPLPLLYVGNHITGLASTKKLSLPMFTVLRKFTILMTMILEVYILRKRFPKRLVYSVMAIVFGAMVAASSDLAFDVQGYTFILFNDAFTAASNVYTKKNLGTEGLGKYGVLFYNALIIIVPTILASAFTGDLHKAVEFADWVKAPFVFSFLMSCFMGFVLMYSIVLCSYYNSALTTTIVGAIKNVAVAYIGIFVGGDYLFSWLNFIGLSICMSGGLAYSFFTFSTKTPPRTTEAAHELKIHIPQEPQRTL
- the avp gene encoding vasotocin-neurophysin VT 1 gives rise to the protein MPQCALLLSLLGLLALSSACYIQNCPRGGKRALPETGIRQCMSCGPRDRGRCFGPNICCGEGLGCLMGSPETARCAGENYLLTPCQAGGRPCGSEGGRCAVSGLCCNSESCAVDSDCLGETEALEPGDSSAGSSPTELLLRLLHMSSRGQSEY
- the ccl27a gene encoding C-C motif chemokine 28 precursor; the protein is MDLKVVAVLICLSAFAISSTQAAIPGCCINTRKIIPINVLRKVSRWTIQSSGGACDIDAVILHVRDKRICVDQTVFKDIWWRMKQWKQRVKKRAAKYNV